The following are from one region of the Coffea eugenioides isolate CCC68of chromosome 2, Ceug_1.0, whole genome shotgun sequence genome:
- the LOC113763335 gene encoding LOB domain-containing protein 15 — MSRERERLEEIGKKIKRESDVFSSQLGRRHMLGGDGGGTLNTITPCAACKLLRRRCAQECPFSPYFSPHEPQKFASVHRVFGASNVSKMLMEVPESQRADAANSLVYEANVRLRDPVYGCMGAISTLQQQVQSLQAELNAVRAEILQYRFRETSNINIHVPSNSNLALLSSGAVSIAALPPTPPPPPPHLPPPPPSLPHTSPSSSMYSPPSSTAADFSTISNENISFFG, encoded by the exons ATGTCTAGAGAAAG GGAGAGGCTTGAGGAGATTGGGAAGAAGATCAAGAGAGAATCCGATGTGTTCAGCAGTCAGTTGGGAAGGAGACATATGTTGGGAGGAGATGGAGGAGGAACCCTTAACACTATTACACCTTGTGCGGCTTGTAAACTTTTGAGACGACGCTGTGCTCAAGAGTGCCCTTTTTCTCCATATTTTTCTCCTCACGAGCCCCAAAAATTTGCTTCAGTCCACAGAGTTTTTGGGGCAAGTAATGTTTCCAAGATGCTCATG GAAGTTCCAGAAAGTCAAAGAGCAGATGCAGCCAATAGTCTAGTTTACGAGGCAAATGTAAGGCTAAGAGATCCAGTGTACGGATGCATGGGAGCAATTTCCACTTTACAACAACAAGTTCAATCTTTGCAAGCAGAACTCAACGCAGTaagggctgaaattttgcaatACAGATTTAGGGAAACCTCCAACATTAATATTCATGTGCCCTCTAATTCTAATTTGGCCTTGCTTTCTTCTGGGGCAGTTTCTATTGCTGCACTGCCACCTACTCCCCCTCCTCCTCCGCCGCATCTGCCCCCTCCGCCCCCTTCACTTCCTCATACATCTCCCTCTTCTTCCATGTACTCCCCACCCTCTAGTACTGCCGCCGATTTTAGCACCATCTCCAACGAgaatatttctttttttggctAA
- the LOC113761831 gene encoding LOB domain-containing protein 24-like, protein MNPQPCAACKQMRRHCSAKKCPFSPYFPPNEPLRFASVHRVFGASNVSKMLAEVPESLRAEVAISLVYEADARLRDPVYGCTAEISALQRQVESLQQQLNSAWDELLKYKNPHHEADIFNAEPPPSHDVALLPSVATTAAFPPPPSPTVLLVPPPPPTTSGSLLLSSSASSNQYCPLSAAADFSTISN, encoded by the exons ATGAACCCACA ACCTTGCGCCGCCTGTAAGCAAATGAGACGACACTGTTCAGCAAAAAAATGTCCCTTTTCTCCATATTTTCCCCCTAACGAACCTCTCAGATTTGCTTCCGTTCACAGAGTCTTTGGTGCAAGCAATGTGTCCAAGATGCTCGCG GAGGTCCCGGAGAGTCTAAGAGCAGAGGTAGCAATTAGTCTTGTATACGAGGCAGATGCGAGGCTAAGAGATCCTGTGTACGGATGCACCGCAGAAATTTCTGCTTTACAACGGCAAGTCGAATCATTGCAACAACAACTCAATTCAGCATGGGATGAACTGCTCAAATACAAGAATCCCCATCATGAAGCCGATATCTTTAACGCAGAGCCCCCACCTTCCCATGATGTAGCCTTGCTTCCTTCCGTTGCCACCACCGCTGCTTTCCCTCCTCCCCCTTCTCCAACAGTACTGCTAGTGCCACCGCCCCCTCCCACCACCTCAGGTTCACTTCTCCTTTCATCCTCTGCTTCGTCCAACCAGTACTGCCCACTATCTGCTGCCGCTGATTTCAGCACCATATCAAATTAA
- the LOC113761829 gene encoding uncharacterized protein LOC113761829, protein MHNRGQDLPPPRFLQIKQDDKFFSRLLSKESSKGEEASFRVLYYGGNSGSIPFTWESQPGTPKHTFSDNSLPPLTPPPSYQLSTPRRKTMQKHSKPNFFNSIFPRASSKKSASFSPPSSLSYSSSSHSSSCSLPSTPKNTSAIHFGLDEDDDHDHMPTSPTSTLCFGAGIKCAGQSGSGHQPMKNVMKKAFLSIVGHGTRA, encoded by the coding sequence ATGCACAACAGAGGCCAAGATCTCCCACCTCCCAGATTCCTTCAAATTAAGCAGGATGACAAATTTTTCTCAAGGCTGTTGTCCAAAGAAAGCTCTAAAGGTGAAGAAGCCTCTTTCAGGGTCCTGTACTACGGAGGAAACTCAGGTTCGATCCCCTTCACGTGGGAATCTCAGCCAGGCACCCCAAAACACACATTTTCTGATAATTCTCTCCCTCCTCTCACACCACCTCCCTCTTACCAGCTTAGCACCCCTAGGAGGAAAACCATGCAGAAGCACTCCAAGCCCAATTTCTTCAACTCCATTTTCCCCCGAGCTTCTTCGAAAAAATCAGCCTCGTTTTCACCACCATCTTCCTTATCATACTCATCATCGTCGCACTCCTCGTCATGTTCGCTGCCATCCACCCCAAAAAATACTTCCGCCATCCACTTTGGGCTAGATGAGGATGATGATCATGACCACATGCCCACTTCACCGACTTCAACTTTGTGCTTTGGTGCCGGAATCAAATGCGCCGGCCAGTCTGGAAGCGGTCACCAACCAATGAAGAATGTGATGAAGAAGGCGTTCCTGTCCATTGTTGGCCATGGTACTAGGGCTTAG